The Dryobates pubescens isolate bDryPub1 chromosome 41, bDryPub1.pri, whole genome shotgun sequence genome includes a region encoding these proteins:
- the LOC128899168 gene encoding beta-keratin-related protein-like has product MASPELACSTPCEAKCPQPLASSSNEPCVVACGDSRVIIYPPPVVVTFPGPILTTYPQQTVVGSSAAPEVAAAEAPAAAPLPAAVAGRLEAAADKLGPQVISRPEPRGVPRYSYTYSSQWTHPCSSHRAGKRWTH; this is encoded by the coding sequence ATGGCTTCCCCCgagctggcctgcagcaccccctgcGAGGcaaagtgcccccagcccctggccagcagcagcaacgaGCCCTGCGTGGTGGCCTGCGGTGACTCCCGGGTGATCATTTACCCACCCCCCGTGGTTGTCACCTTCCCGGGGCCCATCCTCACCACCTACCCGCAGCAAACCGTCGTGGGATCCTCGGCGGCTCCCGAGGTGGCCGCGGCAGAAGCTCCGGCGGCGGCTCCCCTGCCGGCGGCGGtcgcaggcaggctggaggcagctgccgACAAACTTGGCCCTCAGGTCATCAGCAGACCCGAGCCCCGAGGTGTCCCCAGGTACTCCTACACTTATTCTTCCCAATGgacacatccctgcagctcgCACCGCGCCGGGAAGCGTTGGACACACTGA
- the LOC128899219 gene encoding claw keratin-like yields MSCSSLCSPCGVAAPAPLADTCNQPCVRQCPDSTVVIQPPASVVTFPGPILSNFPQSSIVGSAGVPGVGGGYGGTFGSYGGYGGYGGYGGWAGYGGLGGYGGYGGFGGCGGYGGWGGYGGWRRGSRYLSGSCGIC; encoded by the coding sequence atgtcctgctccagcctgtgctCTCCCTGTGGGGTGGCCGCCCCGGCCCCCCTGGCCGACACCTGCAACCAGCCCTGTGTGCGGCAGTGCCCTGACTCCACGGTGGTGATCCAGCCCCCGGCCTCGGtggtcaccttccctgggccCATCCTCAGCAACTTCCCCCAGTCCAGCATTGTTGGCTCTGCAGGAGTCCCCGGGGTTGGGGGTGGCTATGGTGGCACTTTCGGTAGCTATGGAGGCTATGGAGGCTATGGAGGCtatgggggctgggctggttaTGGAGGCCTTGGTGGCTATGGAGGCTATGGAGGCTTTGGGGGCTGTGGAGGCTATGGGGGCTGGGGTGGCTACGGGGGCTGGCGCCGTGGCTCTCGATACCTCAGTGGCAGCTGTGGAATCTGCTAA
- the LOC128899209 gene encoding claw keratin-like: MSCSSLCSPCGVAAPAPLADTCNEPCVRQCPDSTVVIQPPASVVTFPGPILSNFPQSSVVGSAGVPGVGGGYGGTFGSYGGYGGFGGYGGWAGYGGLGGYGGYGGFGGCGGYGGRGSRYFGGSCGPC; the protein is encoded by the coding sequence atgtcctgctccagcctgtgctCTCCCTGTGGGGTGGCCGCCCCGGCCCCCCTGGCCGACACCTGCAACGAGCCCTGCGTGCGGCAGTGCCCTGACTCCACGGTGGTGATCCAGCCCCCGGCCTCGGtggtcaccttccctgggccCATCCTCAGCAACTTCCCCCAGTCCAGCGTTGTTGGCTCTGCAGGAGTCCCCGGGGTTGGGGGTGGCTATGGTGGCACTTTCGGTAGCTATGGAGGCTATGGAGGCTTTGGAGGCtatgggggctgggctggttaTGGAGGCCTTGGTGGCTATGGAGGCTATGGAGGctttgggggctgtgggggctaTGGAGGCCGTGGCTCTCGGTACTTCggtggcagctgtgggccctgctga
- the LOC128899211 gene encoding claw keratin-like — translation MSCSSLCSPCGVAAPCPLADTCNEPCVRQCPDSTVVIQPPASVVTFPGPILSNFPQSSIVGSAGVPGVGGGYGGTFGSYGGYGGFGGYGGWAGYGGLGGYGGYGGFGGCGGYGGRGSRYFSGSCGPC, via the coding sequence atgtcctgctccagcctgtgctCTCCCTGTGGGGTGGCCGCCCCTTGCCCCCTGGCCGACACCTGCAACGAGCCCTGCGTGCGGCAGTGCCCTGACTCCACGGTGGTGATCCAGCCCCCGGCCTCGGtggtcaccttccctgggccCATCCTCAGCAACTTCCCCCAGTCCAGCATCGTGGGCTCTGCAGGAGTCCCCGGGGTTGGGGGTGGCTATGGTGGCACTTTCGGTAGCTATGGAGGCTATGGAGGCTTTGGAGGCtatgggggctgggctggttaTGGAGGCCTTGGTGGCTATGGAGGCTATGGAGGttttgggggctgtgggggctaTGGAGGCCGTGGCTCTCGGTACTTCAGTGGCAGCTGtgggccctgctga
- the LOC128899182 gene encoding claw keratin-like, with the protein MSCSSLCAPCGVCSPTPLADTCNHPCVQQCPDSTVVIQPPATVVTFPGPILSNFPQSSVVGSSGAPVMGGFGGRGGSGGRGGYGGFGGYGGSGSCGGYGGSGAYGCYGSYGGSGSCGGWGRGSCGIC; encoded by the coding sequence atgtcctgctccagcctgtgtGCTCCCTGTGGGGTGTGCAGCCCTACCCCCCTGGCCGACACCTGCAACCATCCCTGcgtgcagcagtgccctgactCCACGGTGGTGATCCAGCCCCCGGCCACGGTGGTCACCTTCCCCGGGCCCATCCTCAGCAACTTCCCCCAGTCCAGCGTGGTGGGCTCCTCAGGAGCCCCTGTGATGGGAGGCTTTGGAGGCCgtgggggctctgggggccGTGGGGGCTACGGAGGCTTTGGAGGCTACGGAGGCTctggcagctgtggaggctATGGAGGCTCTGGAGCCTATGGCTGCTATGGCAGCTATGGAGGCTCTGGCAGCTGTGGCGGTTGGGGCCGAGGCAGCTGTGGCATCTGCTAA
- the LOC128899245 gene encoding claw keratin-like, translating into MSCSSLCSPCGVAAPAPLADTCNQPCVRQCPDSNVVIQPPPVVVTFPGPILSNFPQSSFVGSAGVPGVGGGYGGTFGSYGGYGGLGGYGGWRRGSRYLSGSCGPC; encoded by the coding sequence atgtcctgctccagcctgtgctCTCCCTGTGGGGTGGCCGCCCCGGCCCCCCTGGCCGACACCTGCAACCAGCCCTGTGTGCGGCAGTGCCCTGACTCCAACGTGGTGATCCAGCCCCCTCCTGTTGtggtcaccttccctgggccCATCCTCAGCAACTTCCCCCAGTCTAGCTTTGTTGGCTCTGCAGGAGTCCCCGGGGTTGGGGGTGGCTATGGTGGCACTTTCGGTAGCTATGGAGGCTATGGAGGCCTTGGAGGCTATGGGGGCTGGCGCCGTGGCTCTCGGTACCTCAGTGGCAGCTGTGGGCCCTGCTGA
- the LOC128899212 gene encoding claw keratin-like codes for MSCSSLCSPCGVAAPAPLADTCNEPCVRQCPDSNVVIQPPPVVVTFPGPILSNFPQSSFVGSTGVPGVGGGYGGTFGSYGGYGGFGGYGGWGGYGGLGGYGGYGGFGGCGGYGGWGGYGGWRRGSRYLSGSCGIC; via the coding sequence atgtcctgctccagcctgtgctCTCCCTGTGGGGTGGCTGCCCCGGCCCCCCTGGCCGACACCTGCAACGAGCCCTGTGTGCGGCAGTGCCCTGACTCCAACGTGGTGATCCAGCCCCCTCCTGTTGtggtcaccttccctgggccCATCCTCAGCAACTTCCCCCAGTCTAGCTTCGTTGGCTCTACAGGAGTCCCCGGGGTTGGGGGTGGCTATGGTGGCACTTTCGGTAGCTATGGAGGCTATGGAGGCTTTGGAGGCTATGGAGGCTGGGGTGGTTATGGAGGTCTTGGTGGCTATGGAGGCTATGGAGGCTTTGGGGGCTGTGGAGGCTACGGGGGCTGGGGTGGCTACGGGGGCTGGCGCCGTGGCTCTCGGTACCTCAGTGGCAGCTGTGGGATCTGCTGA
- the LOC128899181 gene encoding claw keratin-like, translating into MSCSSLCAPCGVCSPTPLADTCNHPCVQQCPDSTVVIQPPATVVTFPGPILSNFPQSSVVGSSGAPVMGGFGGRGGSGGRGGYGGFGGFGGSGSYGGYGGYGSCGGYGGYGGYGSCGGYGGYGASGCYGSYGSGCGIC; encoded by the coding sequence atgtcctgctccagcctgtgtGCTCCCTGTGGGGTGTGCAGCCCTACCCCCCTGGCTGACACCTGCAACCATCCCTGcgtgcagcagtgccctgactCCACGGTGGTGATCCAGCCCCCGGCCACGGTGGTCACCTTCCCCGGGCCCATCCTCAGCAACTTCCCCCAGTCCAGCGTGGTGGGCTCCTCAGGAGCCCCTGTGATGGGAGGCTTTGGAGGCCgtgggggctctgggggccGTGGGGGCTACGGAGGCTTTGGAGGCTTTGGAGGCTCTGGCAGCTATGGAGGCTATGGAGGCTATGGCAGCTGTGGAGGCTATGGAGGCTACGGAGGCTATGGCAGCTGTGGAGGCTACGGAGGCTACGGAGCCTCTGGCTGCTATGGAAGCTATGGGAGCGGCTGTGGGATCTGCTAA
- the LOC128899213 gene encoding claw keratin-like, translated as MSCSSLCSPCGVAAPCPLADTCNQPCVRQCPDSNVVIQPPASVVTFPGPILSNFPQSSVVGSSGAPVVGGFGGRGGYGGYGSWGGYGGFGGWGGYGGLGGWGGYGGFGGCGGYGGLGGWGGYGGFGGCGGYGGWGGYGGRGSRYFGGSCGIC; from the coding sequence atgtcctgctccagcctgtgctCTCCCTGTGGGGTGGCCGCCCCTTGCCCCCTGGCCGACACCTGCAACCAGCCCTGCGTGCGGCAGTGCCCTGACTCCAACGTGGTGATCCAGCCCCCGGCCTCGGtggtcaccttccctgggccCATCCTCAGCAACTTCCCCCAGTCCAGCGTTGTTGGCTCCTCAGGAGCCCCTGTGGTGGGAGGCTTTGGAGGCCGTGGGGGCTATGGAGGCTATGGAAGCTGGGGTGGCTATGGAGGctttgggggctggggtggcTACGGAGGTCTTGGAGGCTGGGGTGGCTATGGAGGctttgggggctgtgggggctaTGGAGGCCTTGGCGGCTGGGGAGGCTACGGAGGCTTTGGAGGCTGTGGGGGCTATGGGGGCTGGGGTGGCTACGGGGGCCGTGGCTCTCGGTACTttggaggcagctgtgggatCTGTTAA
- the LOC128899216 gene encoding claw keratin-like, with product MSCSSLCSPCGVAAPAPLADTCNQPCVRQCPDSNVVIQPPPVVVTFPGPILSNFPQSSFVGSAGVPGVGGGYGGTFGSYGGYGGYGGYGGWAGYGGLGGYGGYGGFGGCGGYGGWRRGSRYLSGSCGIC from the coding sequence atgtcctgctccagcctgtgctCTCCCTGTGGGGTGGCCGCCCCGGCCCCCCTGGCCGACACCTGCAACCAGCCCTGTGTGCGGCAGTGCCCTGACTCCAACGTGGTGATCCAGCCCCCTCCTGTTGtggtcaccttccctgggccCATCCTCAGCAACTTCCCCCAGTCTAGCTTTGTTGGCTCTGCAGGAGTCCCCGGGGTTGGGGGTGGCTATGGTGGCACTTTCGGTAGCTATGGAGGCTATGGAGGCTATGGAGGCtatgggggctgggctggttaTGGAGGCCTTGGTGGCTATGGAGGCTATGGAGGCTTTGGGGGCTGTGGTGGCTATGGAGGCTGGCGCCGTGGCTCTCGGTACCTCAGTGGCAGCTGTGGGatctgctga